A region of Rhodospirillales bacterium DNA encodes the following proteins:
- a CDS encoding zinc ABC transporter substrate-binding protein encodes MRRRSFAFGVAATAAAVAVPASAQQRLKVVASFSILGDMVREIGGDRVELTTLVGPDQDAHTYQPTPSDARALAAARVLVVNGLGFEGWIDRLARAAPFAGTRVVASAGVATIAGAAAGHGHGHGHAHGGGEESLSTRKTQAAPKAAPDPHCWQDVANGARYARNIAQALVAADAANAAHYRQRADAYDRRLTELDAWVRAQIGTVPAAKRKVITGHDAFGYFARAYGVAFRAPVGISTENEPSARDVAALIRQIRSEGIKALFIENMSNPKLVEQIARDAGGVVGPALHVDALSKPGGPADTYERMFRHNVPALVAGMLRN; translated from the coding sequence ATGCGTCGCAGAAGTTTCGCTTTCGGTGTCGCCGCCACGGCGGCGGCGGTCGCCGTACCGGCATCGGCGCAGCAGCGTCTGAAGGTCGTCGCCTCGTTCTCGATCCTCGGCGACATGGTGCGCGAGATCGGCGGCGACCGCGTCGAGCTGACCACGCTGGTCGGCCCGGACCAGGACGCGCACACCTACCAGCCGACGCCGTCGGACGCGCGCGCGCTGGCGGCGGCCCGCGTGCTGGTGGTGAACGGGCTGGGCTTCGAGGGCTGGATCGACCGGTTGGCGCGCGCGGCGCCGTTCGCCGGAACGCGCGTCGTCGCCAGCGCCGGCGTCGCGACGATCGCCGGCGCGGCCGCCGGGCACGGCCACGGCCATGGGCACGCGCATGGCGGCGGCGAGGAATCCCTGTCGACGCGCAAGACGCAGGCCGCGCCCAAAGCGGCGCCCGACCCGCATTGCTGGCAGGACGTCGCCAATGGCGCGCGCTACGCCCGCAACATCGCGCAGGCGCTGGTCGCCGCCGACGCCGCGAACGCGGCGCACTACCGGCAGCGCGCCGACGCCTACGACCGCCGCCTGACGGAGCTCGACGCCTGGGTGCGGGCGCAGATCGGGACCGTGCCGGCGGCCAAGCGCAAGGTCATCACCGGCCACGACGCGTTCGGCTATTTCGCCCGCGCCTACGGCGTCGCTTTCCGCGCGCCGGTCGGCATCTCGACCGAGAACGAACCGTCGGCCCGCGATGTCGCCGCCCTGATCCGCCAGATCCGGTCGGAAGGCATCAAGGCGCTGTTCATCGAGAACATGAGCAATCCCAAGCTGGTCGAGCAGATCGCGCGCGACGCCGGCGGCGTGGTCGGACCGGCGTTGCACGTCGACGCGCTCTCGAAGCCCGGCGGGCCGGCCGACACCTACGAGCGGATGTTCCGCCACAACGTCCCGGCCCTCGTCGCCGGCATGCTGAGGAACTGA
- the trxA gene encoding thioredoxin, translated as MDQVIGGGAPAGDADLVKDTDQRAFGKDVIEASRERPIIVDFWAPWCGPCKTLGPVIEKVVRAAKGAVRLVKINIDENQMLAQQLRIQSIPAVYAFFQGRPVDGFVGAQPEGQIKQFVDRLVQATGGAGAGAAIAEALEEAKAALEAGDATTATQIYAEVLQEEPENPLAIAGMAKCFLAAGQTEEAKGVLAKLPPAVANHAEIAAVRSAIDLAEQATKAGPTAELEARIAADPKDHQARLDLAIALYAAGDKAGATDQLLTSIKLDRNWNEAAARMQLLKFFEAMGFADPVSVDGRKRLSSILFS; from the coding sequence ATGGACCAGGTCATTGGCGGCGGCGCGCCCGCGGGCGACGCCGATCTCGTGAAGGACACCGACCAGCGCGCCTTCGGCAAGGATGTCATCGAGGCCAGCCGCGAGCGCCCGATCATCGTCGATTTCTGGGCGCCGTGGTGCGGCCCGTGCAAGACGCTCGGCCCGGTCATCGAGAAGGTCGTGCGCGCGGCCAAGGGCGCGGTGCGTCTGGTCAAGATCAACATCGACGAGAACCAGATGCTGGCGCAGCAACTGCGCATCCAGTCGATTCCGGCGGTCTACGCGTTCTTCCAGGGCCGGCCGGTCGACGGCTTCGTCGGCGCCCAGCCCGAGGGCCAGATCAAGCAGTTCGTCGACCGGCTGGTGCAGGCCACCGGCGGCGCCGGCGCCGGCGCGGCCATCGCCGAGGCGCTGGAGGAGGCCAAGGCCGCGCTCGAGGCGGGCGACGCCACGACAGCGACGCAGATCTACGCCGAGGTCCTGCAGGAGGAGCCGGAGAACCCGCTCGCCATCGCGGGCATGGCGAAATGCTTCCTCGCCGCCGGCCAGACCGAGGAGGCCAAGGGCGTGCTGGCCAAGCTGCCGCCGGCGGTCGCCAACCACGCCGAGATCGCCGCCGTGCGCAGCGCGATCGACCTCGCAGAGCAGGCCACGAAGGCCGGCCCGACGGCCGAGCTCGAAGCGCGCATCGCGGCCGACCCCAAGGACCACCAGGCGCGGCTCGACCTCGCCATCGCCCTCTACGCGGCCGGCGACAAGGCGGGCGCCACCGACCAGCTGCTGACGTCGATCAAGCTCGACCGCAACTGGAACGAGGCCGCCGCGCGCATGCAGCTGCTGAAGTTCTTCGAGGCGATGGGCTTCGCCGATCCCGTCAGCGTCGACGGGCGCAAGCGCCTGTCGTCGATCCTGTTCTCCTGA
- a CDS encoding LON peptidase substrate-binding domain-containing protein — protein MSGRGQRRSPFEPAFEQLPETIPIFPLAGALLLPGGRLPLNIFEPRYVSMVLDSLAGHRLIGMVQPARPGGFAGDGLPTGDGPPPVRPIGCAGRVVQFTETDDGRLLITLAGLIRFEVGQELPALPAGYRRVMPRFERFRADLDADDAVVEIDRQRLMTALQGFFRAHKLSTDWKAVQDAADRNLVTSLSMVLPFGPDEKQALLEAADGAARAKLLVALLEMGARGDDGAGSVSRH, from the coding sequence ATGAGCGGGCGCGGTCAGCGGCGTAGCCCGTTCGAGCCGGCGTTCGAGCAGCTGCCGGAGACGATTCCGATCTTTCCGCTGGCCGGCGCGCTGCTGTTGCCCGGCGGCCGTCTGCCGCTCAACATCTTCGAGCCGCGCTACGTGTCCATGGTGCTCGATTCGCTCGCCGGCCACCGCCTTATCGGCATGGTGCAGCCGGCCCGGCCCGGCGGCTTCGCGGGAGACGGGCTGCCGACCGGCGACGGCCCGCCGCCGGTGCGGCCGATCGGCTGCGCTGGCCGCGTCGTGCAGTTCACCGAGACCGACGACGGCCGGCTGCTGATCACCCTGGCCGGGCTGATCCGGTTCGAGGTCGGCCAGGAGCTGCCCGCGCTGCCCGCCGGCTACCGCCGCGTCATGCCGCGCTTCGAGCGTTTCCGCGCCGATCTCGACGCCGACGATGCGGTCGTGGAGATCGACCGGCAGCGCCTGATGACGGCGCTGCAGGGCTTCTTCCGGGCGCACAAGCTGTCGACCGACTGGAAGGCGGTGCAGGACGCCGCCGACCGTAATCTCGTGACGTCGCTGAGCATGGTGCTGCCGTTCGGACCGGACGAGAAGCAGGCGCTGCTCGAGGCGGCCGACGGCGCCGCCCGCGCCAAGCTGCTGGTCGCCCTGCTCGAGATGGGCGCGCGCGGCGACGACGGCGCCGGGAGCGTTTCGCGGCATTGA